One window of the Epinephelus moara isolate mb chromosome 24, YSFRI_EMoa_1.0, whole genome shotgun sequence genome contains the following:
- the inka1b gene encoding PAK4-inhibitor inka2: MLCLRDSADCLRDQMQCMMRSLQDLKQISRPRPLSEPCARSFAVTRLCKQRAQQERLARLRVSDASEASTYDSACCLASPLEEEEEHQEHERLAQGSPSSEKSMDFDSGYSEASWQDEGVVLRRTRNVRVSSSACLRTNRGPSGRIRPKSTSDACLERWTSFEASDPEDWTTSLLSRSRNRQPLVLGDNSFADLIKNWMDLPECPEPAELKPNAGRRLAKDILINMRRRLAGMSKSAEVRPRPADCTKPSRAAEAPKRMSCPVGLQTFKPFFHQSHTGLHQPDSDFYQFTALMKTGSRQPIICNDVIGYI, from the exons ATG TTGTGTTTAAGAGACTCTGCTGACTGCCTCCGGGACCAGATGCAGTGCATGATGAGATCCTTGCAGGACCTGAAGCAGATAAGCAGGCCGAGGCCCCTGAGTGAACCATGTGCTCGGTCCTTCGCTGTGACACGGCTCTGCAAACAGAGGGCACAGCAAGAGCGACTGGCTCGTCTACGTGTTTCTGACGCCAGTGAAGCCAGCACATATGACTCTGCCTGCTGCCTGGCAAGCCCcctggaagaggaggaagagcatCAGGAGCATGAGCGGTTGGCACAAGGATCCCCAAGCAGCGAAAAGAGCATGGACTTTGACTCGGGTTACTCTGAGGCTTCTTGGCAGGATGAAGGTGTGGTGCTGAGGAGGACCAGGAACGTGAGAGTCTCCTCTTCTGCCTGCCTCCGCACAAACAGAGGACCTTCTGGCCGAATCCGGCCCAAATCAACCTCGGACGCTTGCCTGGAGCGCTGGACCTCATTTGAGGCCAGTGACCCAGAGGACTGGACAACGTCACTGCTTAGCCGCAGCAGAAACAGACAACCTCTGGTTCTGGGCGACAACAGCTTTGCTGACCTAATAAAGAACTGGATGGACCTACCAGAGTGTCCTGAGCCAGCAGAACTGAAGCCCAATGCGGGCCGGCGCCTTGCCAAAGACATTTTGATCAACATGCGTCGCAGACTGGCAGGGATGTCTAAAAGTGCAGAGGTGAGGCCGAGGCCAGCAGACTGCACAAAGCCCAGCAgggctgcagaggctcccaAAAGGATGTCCTGTCCTGTGGGACTCCAGACTTTCAAACCTTTCTTTCACCAGTCCCACACGGGCCTACATCAACCGGACTCTGACTTCTACCAGTTCACAGCTCTCATGAAGACAGGCAGCCGGCAGCCCATCATATGCAATGATGTTATTGGATACATTTAA